In Halichondria panicea chromosome 9, odHalPani1.1, whole genome shotgun sequence, a genomic segment contains:
- the LOC135341369 gene encoding V-type proton ATPase catalytic subunit A-like, with the protein MSRQELPKIADAEKESLYGYVFGVSGPVVIAQQMSGAAMYELVRVGHSELVGEIIRLEGDLATIQVYEETSGVTIGDPVLRTGKPLSVELGPGILGNIFDGIQRPLKDICDLTQSIYIPRGVNVSSLSIDAKWPFRPTKDFRVGSHISGGDIYATVKENSLIEHRLMLPPRAAGTITFIEEAGDYTINHVVLETEFNGEKFKYTMKQVWPVRQLRPVTDKLSANYPLLTGQRVLDSLFPCVLGGTTAIPGAFGCGKTVISQSLSKFSNSDVIIYVGCGERGNEMSEVLRDFPELKVEIGGVEESIMKRTALVANTSNMPVAAREASIYTGITLSEYFRDMGYNVSMMADSTSRWAEALREISGRLAEMPAENGFPAYLGARLASFYERAGRVICQGNPNREGSVTIVGAVSPPGGDFSDPVTAQTLNIVQVFWGLDKKLAQRKHFPSVNWLLSYTKYMRILDEFYDKNHPEFVPLRTQVKEILQEEEDLSEIVQLVGKGSLAEADKITLEVAKLIKDDFLQQNSYTSHDRYCPFYKTVGMISNIVAFYNMAQQVVEHTSQSDSKITWSIIKDNLGEQITQLTRMKFMHPIKDGETAIKANFAKLHDDMQEGFRKLDE; encoded by the exons ATGAGTAGACAGGAATTGCCCAAGATAGCTGATGCTGagaaggagagcctgtatggCTACGTGTTTGGTGTGTCTGGCCCTG TGGTGATAGCACAGCAGATGAGTGGTGCTGCTATGTACGAACTG GTGCGTGTGGGGCACAGTGAGCTGGTCGGGGAGATCATTAGGCTGGAGGGAGATCTCGCCACTATTCAAGTCTACGAAGAGACGT CTGGAGTGACCATTGGAGACCCTGTGTTGAGGACGGGGAAGCCACTGTCTGTGGAGCTGGGtccag GTATCCTTGGCAACATTTTCGACGGAATTCAACGTCCTCTAAAG GACATTTGTGATCTGACTCAAAGTATTTACATTCCCAGAGGAGTCAACGTCTCCAGCTTGAGCATTGATGCCAAATGGCCTTTCCGGCCAACCAAAGATTTCAGG GTTGGCAGTCACATATCCGGTGGTGACATATATGCCACTGTCAAGGAGAATTCTCTGATAGAGCATCGCCTCATGCTACCCCCCAGGGCAGCAGGGACCATCACCTTCATAGAGGAAGCAGGAGATTACACTATTAAT CATGTTGTTCTTGAGACTGAGTTTAACGGAGAGAAGTTCAAGTACACAATGAAGCag GTGTGGCCCGTGAGACAGTTGAGGCCAGTCACGGACAAACTATCAGCCAACTATCCACTACTCACTGGACAGAGGGTCCTCGACTCGTTGTTCCC TTGTGTACTGGGAGGGACGACTGCCATTCCCGGTGCATTTGGCTGTGGCAAGACTGTCATCTCCCAATCACTCTCCAAGTTCTCCAACTCTGACGTCATTATTTACGTAGGCTGTGGAGAGAGGGGAAACGAAATGTCTGAAGTGTTGCGAGACTTCCCTGAA ctgaaaGTCGAGATTGGTGGAGTTGAAGAGTCTATCATGAAGCGAACAGCCCTAGTGGCTAATACCTCCAACATGCCAGTAGCTGCCAGAGAAGCTTCAATCTATACAG GTATCACTTTGTCCGAGTACTTCCGAGACATGGGTTACAATGTCAGTATGATGGCTGACTCCACCTCTCGTTGGGCTGAAGCTCTTAGAGAAATCTCTGGCCGATTGGCTGAAATGCCTGCag AGAATGGTTTCCCTGCCTACCTCGGTGCTCGTCTTGCCTCATTCTACGAGAGAGCTGGTCGAGTGATTTGTCAGGGCAACCCGAATCGTGAGGGCAGTGTGACAATCGTGGGAGCAGTGAGCCCTCCAGGTGGTGACTTCTCTGATCCTGTGACTGCTCAAACTCTCAACATTGTACAG GTGTTCTGGGGACTGGACAAGAAGCTGGCTCAACGAAAGCACTTTCCCTCTGTCAACTGGCTGCTCAGCTACACCAAGTATATGAGAATCCTCGACGAGTTCTATGATAAAAATCATCCTGAGTTTGTGCCTCTTAGAACGCAG GTCAAAGAAATTTTACAGGAAGAGGAGGATCTCTCTGAGATTGTGCAGCTGGTCGGGAAG GGTTCTCTCGCAGAAGCTGACAAGATTACTTTGGAAGTGGCAAAACTTATCAAGGACGACTTCCTGCAGCAGAACTCGTACACATCGCACGACCGTTACTGCCCGTTCTACAAGACTGTAGGAATGATCAGCAACATTGTGGCCTTCTACAATATGGCCCAGCAGGTGGTGGAGCACACCTCTCAGTCCGACAGCAAGATCACCTGGTCCATCATCAAGGACAACCTTGGAGAGCAGATCACCCAACTCACTCGGATGAAGTTCATG CATCCCATTAAGGATGGAGAGACTGCTATCAAAGCTAATTTTGCCAAACTTCATGATGATATGCAAGAGGGATTCAGAAAATTAGACGAGTAA